A single region of the Gemmatimonadaceae bacterium genome encodes:
- the pyrF gene encoding orotidine-5'-phosphate decarboxylase gives MTLSSLVSRPPSAIVALDVPTMAAAHALVERLGASADFYKVGLQLYTAEGPRVVEWLRGAGKRVFLDLKLHDIPNTVRGAAQSAASLGVELLTVHAVGGAPMLRAAVEGAGGSTGILAVTVLTSMTQGDLEASRGHTVESVGVEVLRLAGLAAQAGAHGIVCAGTEVSAVRAVHGEALRTLVPGIRLGGAPAHDQARVMTPREAAKAGASYVVIGRTVTAADDPPSAMRMVLGELHAG, from the coding sequence GTGACTCTCTCGTCTCTCGTCTCCCGTCCGCCGTCTGCCATCGTCGCGCTCGACGTACCCACGATGGCCGCCGCGCATGCGCTGGTGGAGCGGCTCGGCGCGAGCGCGGATTTCTACAAGGTGGGGCTGCAGCTGTACACGGCCGAAGGGCCGCGCGTCGTCGAGTGGCTGCGTGGGGCGGGGAAGCGGGTCTTCCTCGACCTCAAGCTGCACGACATCCCCAACACGGTGCGTGGGGCGGCGCAGAGCGCCGCATCGCTCGGCGTCGAGTTGCTCACGGTGCACGCGGTGGGAGGCGCGCCGATGCTCCGCGCGGCGGTCGAGGGAGCGGGCGGGTCGACGGGCATTCTCGCGGTGACGGTGCTGACCTCGATGACGCAAGGCGACCTGGAAGCCTCGCGGGGACACACGGTTGAGAGCGTCGGCGTGGAGGTGCTGCGCCTGGCCGGGCTGGCGGCCCAGGCCGGCGCGCACGGGATCGTCTGCGCCGGCACGGAAGTCTCGGCGGTCCGCGCCGTGCACGGTGAAGCGTTGCGCACGCTGGTGCCCGGCATTCGTCTCGGCGGCGCGCCCGCCCACGATCAGGCGCGGGTCATGACTCCGCGCGAGGCGGCCAAGGCGGGCGCGTCGTACGTGGTAATCGGCCGCACGGTAACGGCAGCCGACGACCCGCCCTCGGCGATGCGGATGGTGCTCGGGGAATTGCACGCCGGATGA
- a CDS encoding N-acetylmuramoyl-L-alanine amidase — translation MVALLLAAALLGPPDSLRILVSGRDSAIPVRTEANATFVGAEATVGVLGGRVQRLPNHRYLVSFAGVVFELADRAPFALSGGRLYSLVAAARERDGRLDVPVQFFTEIAPRAGARLQWDPAKRLLSPNPDAIAVAPVPPRSPAAPARPARRRVIVVDAGHGGRDPGMRGWSPDRTLVREKDVTLGVSLQLEQELERRGYAVVMTRRTDTLIALDDRGRIANRSKGDLFISVHVNAANPHWREPHAARGFETYFLAEAKTEDERRVAQMENEVVRFETEADAPRDDPLGFIINDMAQNEHLRESNDLAESVQAALRRVHPGPSRGVKQAGFRVLVKAYMPAVLVEIGFGTNTADAAFMSSESGQRTLAAAIADAAAEYLARYQQRIGVGGGR, via the coding sequence ATGGTCGCGCTGCTCCTCGCCGCGGCCCTGCTCGGCCCGCCCGATTCGCTGCGCATCCTGGTCAGCGGCCGCGATTCCGCCATTCCGGTGCGCACCGAAGCGAATGCGACGTTCGTCGGCGCCGAGGCGACCGTCGGCGTTCTCGGCGGTCGTGTCCAGCGCCTGCCGAACCACCGGTACCTGGTCAGCTTCGCGGGTGTCGTTTTCGAACTCGCCGACCGCGCGCCCTTCGCGCTGTCCGGCGGCCGACTCTACTCGTTGGTGGCGGCCGCGCGCGAGCGTGATGGCCGGCTCGACGTTCCGGTGCAGTTCTTCACCGAGATTGCTCCGCGCGCCGGAGCCCGGCTGCAGTGGGATCCGGCGAAGCGGCTGCTCTCGCCCAACCCGGACGCCATCGCCGTCGCGCCCGTCCCGCCCAGGTCGCCGGCCGCGCCCGCCCGTCCGGCCCGGCGGCGCGTGATCGTCGTGGATGCTGGACACGGCGGCCGCGATCCCGGGATGCGCGGCTGGAGCCCCGATCGCACCCTCGTGCGTGAGAAGGACGTGACGCTCGGCGTGTCGCTGCAGCTGGAACAGGAACTCGAGCGCCGCGGCTACGCCGTGGTGATGACGCGACGCACCGACACGCTCATCGCCCTCGATGACCGCGGCCGCATCGCGAATCGCAGCAAGGGCGACCTGTTCATCTCGGTGCACGTCAACGCCGCCAATCCGCACTGGCGCGAGCCGCACGCGGCGCGCGGCTTCGAGACGTACTTCCTGGCCGAAGCGAAGACCGAGGACGAACGCCGCGTGGCGCAGATGGAAAACGAGGTCGTGCGCTTCGAGACCGAAGCCGACGCGCCCAGGGACGATCCGCTGGGCTTCATCATCAACGACATGGCGCAGAACGAACACCTGCGCGAGTCGAATGACCTGGCCGAGAGCGTGCAGGCCGCGCTGCGCCGGGTGCATCCCGGGCCGAGTCGCGGCGTGAAGCAGGCCGGATTCCGCGTGCTGGTGAAGGCGTACATGCCCGCCGTGCTCGTCGAGATCGGATTCGGCACGAACACCGCCGATGCCGCCTTCATGAGTTCCGAGTCGGGCCAGCGCACGCTCGCCGCCGCGATCGCCGACGCGGCCGCCGAGTATCTCGCGCGCTACCAGCAGCGCATCGGCGTCGGCGGCGGGCGATGA
- the rpsM gene encoding 30S ribosomal protein S13: protein MARISGVDLPREKRVDIGLTYIYGIGRAVARRILEAAGVSPDIRVKDLNDADVNKLRQEIEKNYRVEGALRTEIAMNIKRLMDIGSYRGIRHRRGLPVRGQRTHTNARTKKGPRRAIAGKKKVTK from the coding sequence ATGGCTCGAATTTCTGGCGTCGACCTGCCGCGCGAAAAGCGCGTGGATATTGGCCTGACGTACATCTATGGCATCGGCCGCGCCGTGGCGCGCCGCATCCTCGAGGCGGCGGGCGTCTCCCCGGACATCCGGGTGAAGGACCTCAACGACGCCGACGTCAACAAGCTCCGTCAGGAGATTGAAAAGAACTACCGCGTCGAAGGTGCCCTGCGCACCGAGATCGCGATGAACATCAAGCGATTGATGGACATCGGGTCGTATCGCGGCATCCGCCACCGTCGCGGGCTGCCCGTCCGCGGGCAGCGGACGCACACCAACGCGCGCACCAAGAAGGGTCCGCGTCGCGCGATCGCCGGCAAGAAGAAGGTGACCAAGTAA
- the rpmJ gene encoding 50S ribosomal protein L36, with amino-acid sequence MKVRSSVKPICEHCKVVKRDGVTRIICKRNPKHKQRQG; translated from the coding sequence GTGAAAGTTCGAAGCAGCGTGAAGCCGATTTGTGAGCACTGCAAGGTCGTGAAGCGCGACGGCGTGACTCGCATCATCTGCAAGCGCAATCCCAAGCACAAGCAGCGGCAGGGTTAA
- a CDS encoding DUF4149 domain-containing protein, producing the protein MTRTLVALVAVALWLGAALLTITVVAPGAFAVLPTRAMAGEMVGRVLPVVFAGALLVPALVHGIAPAMRRSGLAVVVSLASAVAASAALWVVNPRIAALRATVVVPIDQLAPADPRRALFGMLHAGSVALLGLAMLCLAVLLVLLVRTVRLRAPSSGEAP; encoded by the coding sequence GTGACGCGCACCCTCGTGGCGCTCGTCGCAGTGGCGCTGTGGCTGGGCGCCGCGCTGTTGACCATCACCGTCGTCGCGCCGGGCGCCTTTGCCGTGCTTCCCACCCGCGCGATGGCCGGCGAGATGGTGGGACGCGTCCTGCCCGTAGTCTTCGCCGGCGCGCTGCTGGTGCCCGCACTCGTGCACGGCATCGCGCCCGCCATGCGCCGCTCGGGGCTCGCGGTCGTCGTCAGCCTCGCCTCGGCGGTCGCCGCGTCGGCCGCGCTCTGGGTGGTCAATCCGCGCATCGCCGCGCTGCGCGCGACCGTGGTGGTCCCCATCGACCAGCTCGCCCCCGCCGATCCGCGGCGCGCCCTGTTCGGCATGCTGCACGCCGGATCCGTCGCGCTCCTCGGCCTTGCCATGCTCTGCCTGGCGGTGTTGCTTGTCCTCCTCGTGCGGACCGTCAGGCTGCGCGCCCCCTCGTCCGGAGAGGCTCCATGA
- a CDS encoding dihydrolipoamide acetyltransferase family protein, with amino-acid sequence MDVVMPQMGESIAEGTLSRWLKKVGDEVKRDEPIFEISTDKVDAEIPSPTSGVLAEILVGEGKTVAVQTVVARIETEKGASIAPAPAAPAPVAAALTPAPVVVAPVAPARPVAAVPAAPARPPMPPSFEERGRTRSSPLVRRMAAEHGVEIAALSGSGIAGRVTRKDLQAFLDNGGAAAAPAVSAAPAFAPTLLVAGAEAQAPPATPWPGDVVEPMTKIRRLTSDHMALAIRVATHVTTVHEVDLTRLARVRSTMRAEFEATTGQKLSFMPFIIHAVVATLKRHPIMNAVVSGTDIIYRKRYNIGIAVALEPTGLIVPVIKNAEDLSLSGLSKASNDLALRARTKRLNPAEVQDATFTISNYGTFGSIFGTPIIPVGTTAILGIGAIEKRPKVVTGPDGEDTIAIRTCAYFSYSFDHKVVDGADADRFMADLRKTLETIPNQGF; translated from the coding sequence ATGGATGTCGTGATGCCCCAGATGGGCGAGTCGATCGCCGAGGGCACGCTGTCGCGATGGCTCAAGAAGGTCGGCGATGAAGTGAAGCGTGACGAGCCGATCTTCGAGATCTCCACCGACAAGGTGGACGCGGAGATCCCGTCGCCGACCAGCGGCGTGCTGGCCGAGATCCTCGTCGGCGAGGGGAAGACCGTGGCGGTGCAGACGGTCGTCGCGCGCATCGAGACCGAAAAGGGCGCGTCCATCGCGCCCGCGCCGGCCGCGCCGGCCCCAGTCGCTGCGGCGCTGACGCCCGCGCCCGTCGTGGTTGCCCCGGTCGCACCGGCGCGCCCGGTCGCGGCCGTGCCCGCGGCACCGGCCCGTCCGCCGATGCCGCCTTCGTTCGAGGAGCGGGGGCGCACCCGCTCCTCGCCGCTCGTGCGCCGAATGGCCGCCGAGCACGGCGTGGAGATCGCGGCCCTCAGCGGCTCGGGCATCGCGGGGCGGGTGACGCGGAAGGACCTCCAGGCCTTCCTCGACAACGGCGGCGCGGCCGCTGCACCGGCGGTGTCCGCCGCGCCGGCCTTCGCGCCGACGCTGCTCGTCGCTGGCGCCGAGGCGCAGGCACCGCCGGCCACGCCGTGGCCCGGCGACGTCGTGGAGCCGATGACCAAGATTCGCCGGCTCACGTCGGACCACATGGCGCTGGCCATTCGCGTGGCGACGCACGTCACGACGGTGCACGAAGTCGACCTCACGCGACTTGCGCGCGTGCGCAGCACGATGCGCGCCGAGTTCGAGGCCACCACCGGCCAGAAGCTGTCGTTCATGCCGTTCATCATTCACGCGGTCGTGGCGACGCTGAAGCGTCATCCCATCATGAACGCGGTCGTGAGCGGCACCGACATCATCTACCGCAAGCGCTACAACATCGGCATCGCCGTCGCGCTCGAGCCCACCGGGCTCATCGTGCCGGTCATCAAGAACGCCGAGGACCTCTCGCTGTCCGGACTGTCGAAGGCCTCCAACGATCTCGCGCTCCGCGCCCGCACCAAGCGGCTGAACCCCGCCGAGGTGCAGGACGCGACGTTCACGATCAGCAACTACGGCACGTTTGGCTCGATCTTCGGCACCCCGATCATTCCCGTCGGGACGACCGCGATCCTCGGGATCGGCGCCATCGAGAAGCGGCCGAAGGTGGTCACCGGCCCCGACGGCGAGGACACGATCGCCATTCGCACCTGCGCCTATTTCTCGTATTCCTTCGACCACAAGGTGGTGGATGGCGCCGACGCCGACCGCTTCATGGCCGATTTGCGGAAGACGTTGGAGACCATACCAAATCAGGGATTCTGA
- a CDS encoding Rrf2 family transcriptional regulator yields MRITTWAEYGVICALHLARRTDDGLVSGREIAEREQLPPDYAEQILLRLRRAGIVTSSRGSRGGYALARPAGEITLREILNASELVTFQLQCDAHPVSDARCAASHDCSIRPVWQMLQRRIDEVLEGVRLSDLLEEERLVRQRVGLPVLQ; encoded by the coding sequence ATGCGCATCACGACGTGGGCCGAATACGGCGTCATCTGCGCGCTGCACCTCGCGCGGCGCACGGATGACGGGCTCGTCAGCGGGCGGGAGATCGCGGAGCGCGAGCAACTGCCCCCCGACTATGCGGAACAGATCCTGCTGCGCCTGCGGCGCGCCGGCATCGTCACCAGTTCGCGCGGCTCGCGCGGCGGCTATGCGCTGGCGCGTCCGGCCGGCGAGATCACCCTGCGCGAGATCCTGAACGCGTCGGAGCTGGTCACGTTCCAACTCCAGTGCGACGCGCATCCGGTGAGTGACGCGCGCTGCGCGGCCTCGCACGACTGCTCCATACGCCCCGTCTGGCAGATGCTGCAGCGGCGCATCGACGAGGTGCTCGAGGGCGTCCGGCTCTCCGACCTCCTCGAGGAGGAGCGCCTGGTGCGCCAGCGCGTCGGACTTCCGGTCCTCCAGTAG
- the rpsK gene encoding 30S ribosomal protein S11, whose product MATGKKTKRVVEAEGVAHISATFNNTLITITDSHGNAVSWGSAGKAGFKGSKKSTPFAATVAAEQCAREALTAGVRKVHVRVQGPGSGRESAIQALAAAGLTVKSIKDVTPIPHNGCRPPKRRRV is encoded by the coding sequence ATGGCTACAGGCAAGAAGACCAAGCGCGTGGTGGAGGCGGAAGGCGTCGCCCACATCAGCGCCACGTTCAACAACACCCTCATCACGATCACCGATTCCCACGGGAACGCGGTGTCGTGGGGCTCGGCCGGCAAGGCCGGGTTCAAGGGCTCCAAGAAGAGCACCCCGTTCGCGGCGACGGTCGCCGCCGAGCAGTGCGCGCGCGAGGCGTTGACCGCCGGCGTCCGCAAGGTGCACGTCCGGGTGCAGGGGCCGGGGTCGGGACGCGAGTCCGCGATCCAGGCGCTCGCTGCCGCCGGACTCACCGTCAAGTCGATCAAGGACGTCACGCCGATTCCGCACAACGGCTGCCGTCCGCCGAAGCGCCGGAGGGTCTAA
- the smpB gene encoding SsrA-binding protein SmpB, producing MSKPPADTESIARNKRARHDYEILETYEAGLVLLGTEVKSLRNGKANLSDAYGIVKDGELWLLNLHIAPYEKGTAWNHEPTRTRKLLLHASELRRLIGAVERKGLTIIPLEMVFRRGRAKVVIAVGRGKKLHDKRADLKDRDAKRDVERALRSTR from the coding sequence TTGTCCAAGCCGCCCGCCGACACCGAGTCGATCGCCCGCAACAAGCGCGCGCGCCACGACTATGAGATCCTCGAGACCTACGAGGCGGGGCTCGTGCTGCTGGGCACCGAGGTCAAGTCGCTGCGCAACGGCAAGGCGAACCTCTCGGACGCCTACGGGATCGTGAAGGATGGCGAGCTCTGGCTCCTCAATCTCCACATCGCCCCGTATGAAAAGGGCACGGCCTGGAACCACGAACCCACGCGCACGCGCAAGCTGCTGTTGCACGCCAGCGAGCTGCGCCGGCTCATCGGGGCGGTGGAGCGGAAGGGGCTGACCATCATTCCGCTCGAGATGGTCTTCCGCCGCGGCCGCGCCAAGGTGGTCATCGCCGTCGGACGCGGCAAGAAGCTGCATGACAAGCGGGCGGACCTGAAGGATCGCGACGCCAAGCGGGACGTGGAGCGCGCGCTGCGGAGCACGCGCTGA
- a CDS encoding MBL fold metallo-hydrolase, which produces MIIEMLTVGPFQENTYLVADEATRDAVLVDPGDEGERLIGAVEQGALTLRALWITHAHIDHVGAIAAVKRRWDVPVFLHPLDRPLYDRVVEQGRKYGLRIEVPPAPDHDLAEGQAMTVGALTFNVMHVPGHAPGHVAFVGQGVAFGGDCLFAGSVGRTDLPLSDPRALQQSLQRLGALPSDTVLYPGHGPATTIGEENRTNPFLTGAARLITR; this is translated from the coding sequence ATGATCATTGAAATGCTCACCGTTGGTCCGTTTCAGGAGAACACGTACCTGGTCGCCGACGAGGCGACGCGCGACGCCGTGCTCGTGGATCCCGGCGACGAGGGCGAGCGGCTGATCGGTGCGGTGGAGCAGGGGGCGCTCACCCTGCGGGCGCTCTGGATCACGCACGCGCACATCGATCACGTGGGCGCCATTGCCGCGGTGAAGCGCCGGTGGGATGTGCCCGTCTTCCTGCATCCGCTCGATCGTCCGCTCTACGACCGCGTGGTGGAGCAGGGTCGGAAGTACGGGTTACGCATCGAGGTGCCGCCGGCTCCCGACCACGACCTTGCCGAAGGGCAGGCGATGACCGTGGGCGCCCTGACGTTCAACGTGATGCACGTGCCGGGGCACGCGCCCGGGCATGTCGCCTTCGTCGGACAGGGCGTGGCCTTTGGCGGCGACTGCCTCTTCGCGGGTTCGGTCGGCCGCACCGACCTGCCGCTCTCCGATCCGCGCGCGCTGCAGCAGTCGCTGCAGCGACTCGGCGCGCTGCCGAGCGACACCGTCCTCTACCCCGGGCATGGGCCTGCCACGACGATCGGCGAGGAGAATCGCACCAATCCATTCCTCACCGGCGCGGCGCGCCTGATCACGCGGTGA
- a CDS encoding SDR family oxidoreductase: MTALRGGVALVTGAGQRVGQAIALALGAEGMQVAVHHHASAEGARRTASALRGLGAETSTFAADLQAADAPARLIGEVVERFGALDLLVNSAAIMRRLALDAVTPADWDETFAVNTRAPFFLSLAAARAMGNRGGAIVNIADHLAHESWPMLVPHAASKGALETITRQLAVQLAPLVRVNAVAPGAVLPPEGWPEAARRRFEESTPLRRLGTPDDVAQAVVYLATAPYVTGHVLFVDGGRHLR, from the coding sequence ATGACGGCGCTCCGGGGCGGTGTGGCGCTCGTAACGGGTGCGGGCCAGCGCGTCGGGCAGGCCATCGCGCTGGCGCTCGGCGCCGAGGGGATGCAGGTGGCGGTGCATCACCACGCATCGGCCGAGGGCGCGCGGCGCACCGCGTCGGCGTTGCGCGGGCTGGGCGCGGAGACGTCGACATTCGCGGCCGACCTCCAGGCGGCCGACGCGCCGGCCCGGCTCATCGGCGAGGTCGTCGAGCGATTCGGCGCCCTCGATCTGCTCGTGAATTCGGCGGCCATCATGCGGCGCCTCGCGCTCGACGCGGTGACGCCGGCGGACTGGGACGAGACGTTCGCCGTCAACACGCGCGCGCCGTTCTTCCTGTCGCTCGCGGCGGCGCGCGCGATGGGAAATCGCGGCGGCGCGATCGTGAACATCGCCGACCACCTCGCGCACGAGTCGTGGCCGATGCTCGTGCCGCACGCCGCCAGCAAGGGCGCGCTCGAGACGATCACCCGGCAACTCGCCGTCCAGCTCGCGCCGCTCGTGCGGGTGAACGCGGTGGCGCCCGGCGCGGTGCTGCCGCCGGAGGGGTGGCCCGAGGCGGCGCGCCGCCGGTTCGAGGAGTCCACGCCGCTGCGGCGGCTCGGGACGCCGGACGACGTGGCGCAGGCGGTCGTCTACCTCGCGACCGCTCCGTACGTCACGGGACACGTGCTCTTCGTGGACGGCGGACGGCACCTGCGCTGA
- a CDS encoding dihydroorotate dehydrogenase, whose protein sequence is MTAALRTTVAGLEFTNPVLLASGTAGYGRELAGIVELERLGGFVTKAVSPEPRHGNAAPRVWDFDGGMINAVGLANPGLEAVRVEAMPWIAANVRQPRVFVNVVGRAIEDYAEVVAGLDASAGLHGFELNVSCPNTRKGGLEFGADPEALGALVSRARSATAKPLFVKLSPTLPDVVATARTAVDNGATGVTLFNTMPGLVVDVESRRPVLGFGSGGVSGPALLPIAALAVRRVTQALPGTPVIGTGGVSSAAHVLQLIIAGASLVALGTASMADPRTAERIVGDLARWCDAHGVSHVDSLRGTLEWPTS, encoded by the coding sequence ATGACCGCTGCGCTGCGCACGACGGTGGCGGGGCTGGAGTTCACCAATCCGGTGCTGCTCGCCTCCGGCACGGCAGGGTACGGGCGCGAGTTGGCGGGCATCGTGGAACTCGAGCGGCTGGGCGGATTCGTGACGAAGGCGGTGAGTCCGGAGCCGCGGCACGGCAACGCCGCGCCACGCGTCTGGGACTTTGACGGCGGGATGATCAACGCCGTGGGCCTCGCCAATCCCGGGCTCGAGGCCGTGCGCGTCGAGGCGATGCCGTGGATCGCGGCGAACGTCCGTCAGCCCCGCGTCTTCGTGAACGTGGTCGGGCGCGCCATCGAGGATTACGCCGAGGTGGTGGCCGGACTCGACGCATCGGCGGGATTGCACGGCTTCGAGCTGAACGTCAGCTGCCCGAATACCAGGAAGGGTGGGCTCGAGTTCGGCGCGGACCCGGAGGCGTTGGGCGCCCTCGTGTCGCGCGCCCGCTCGGCGACGGCCAAGCCGCTCTTCGTCAAGCTGTCGCCCACGCTCCCCGACGTGGTGGCCACGGCGCGGACGGCGGTCGACAACGGCGCCACCGGCGTGACGCTGTTCAACACCATGCCGGGCCTGGTGGTGGACGTCGAATCGCGGCGCCCCGTGCTCGGCTTCGGAAGCGGCGGCGTGAGCGGGCCGGCGCTGCTGCCGATCGCGGCGCTCGCGGTGCGGCGCGTGACGCAGGCGCTGCCCGGCACGCCCGTGATCGGAACCGGCGGCGTGAGCTCCGCGGCGCACGTCCTCCAGCTCATCATCGCCGGCGCCTCGCTGGTGGCACTCGGCACCGCGTCGATGGCCGATCCGCGCACCGCCGAGCGCATCGTCGGCGACCTCGCCCGCTGGTGCGACGCGCATGGGGTATCGCACGTGGATAGCCTGCGCGGCACCCTGGAGTGGCCCACGTCGTGA
- a CDS encoding PHP domain-containing protein has translation MTSPAATTGAAVRIDLHAHSTASDGVASPTLFVETAARAGLTVVALTDHDTVDGVAEAVAAAEPLGVRVVPGVELSVMDGKDEVHLLGLHLADVGAIADALGRFREGRAARAAAMVDTLNTLGVPLTLEAVLAEAAGGAVGRPHVARAMVAGGWVTDLREAFDKWLGAGRPAYVEKPRLEVADGVNVIHRAGGLAVWAHPGDEGRRSKFERMVAAGIDGAEVRHPGHNASDVSRIGALVEFFHLVPSGGSDWHGATAGPRMLGAVQVPSEWLERHEERLAMRRRAVPVREE, from the coding sequence GTGACGTCGCCGGCGGCCACGACGGGAGCAGCCGTGCGCATCGACCTGCACGCGCACAGCACCGCCTCCGACGGCGTCGCATCGCCGACGCTGTTCGTCGAGACGGCGGCGCGGGCGGGACTGACCGTCGTCGCGCTCACCGACCATGACACCGTGGACGGTGTCGCCGAGGCGGTCGCGGCCGCCGAACCGCTCGGCGTCCGCGTCGTGCCGGGCGTGGAACTGAGCGTGATGGATGGCAAGGACGAGGTCCACCTGCTCGGCCTGCACCTGGCCGATGTCGGCGCGATTGCCGATGCGCTGGGTCGCTTCCGCGAGGGACGCGCCGCGCGCGCCGCGGCGATGGTCGACACGCTCAACACGCTGGGCGTCCCGCTCACGCTCGAGGCCGTGCTCGCCGAGGCGGCGGGGGGGGCGGTGGGGCGTCCGCACGTGGCGCGCGCGATGGTGGCCGGCGGATGGGTGACCGACCTGCGTGAGGCCTTCGACAAGTGGCTGGGCGCGGGACGTCCGGCCTACGTCGAGAAGCCGCGGCTCGAAGTCGCGGACGGCGTCAATGTCATTCATCGGGCCGGGGGGCTCGCGGTCTGGGCGCACCCCGGGGATGAGGGACGGCGCTCGAAGTTCGAGCGGATGGTCGCCGCCGGCATCGACGGTGCCGAGGTGCGCCACCCCGGCCACAATGCGTCTGACGTGTCGCGCATCGGCGCCCTCGTCGAGTTCTTCCACCTCGTGCCGAGCGGCGGCTCCGACTGGCACGGCGCGACGGCGGGGCCGCGGATGCTCGGCGCGGTGCAGGTGCCGTCCGAATGGCTGGAGCGCCACGAGGAGCGGCTGGCGATGCGCCGTCGCGCGGTGCCGGTGCGCGAAGAATGA
- a CDS encoding FAD-dependent oxidoreductase — MATTHEYEVIIIGAGPAGLCAGMYTGRSMLKTAVLEQGLPGGELLNTEIIEDYLGFEHILGSELAEKFQAHAVKFGMELHTFVRVEKVSRQADGTFLVTTEGGDSYHAPAVIVTAGGTPVKLGVPGEIEYAGKGVSYCAICDGAFYKGHTILVVGGGDAALEEADFLTRYASKVYLVHRRDAFRASKIVQKRALANPKIEPIYDTVVDSIHGDAQGLMTHAKIRNVKTGEARDLAATGCFVFVGFRPNTGVIDGHFEHDSAGYILTDANMMTSIEGLFAAGDVRVQLTRQVTTAVGDATTAAIAVEKYLTARRTGQAVPPPIPMLVR, encoded by the coding sequence GTGGCGACCACGCACGAATACGAAGTGATCATCATTGGCGCGGGGCCCGCCGGCCTTTGCGCGGGGATGTACACCGGCCGCTCGATGCTGAAGACGGCGGTGCTCGAACAGGGCCTGCCGGGCGGCGAGCTGCTGAACACCGAAATCATCGAGGACTACCTGGGGTTCGAGCACATCCTCGGCTCGGAGCTCGCCGAGAAGTTCCAGGCGCACGCCGTGAAGTTCGGCATGGAACTGCACACGTTCGTGCGCGTCGAGAAGGTCAGCCGGCAGGCGGACGGCACGTTCCTCGTCACCACCGAGGGCGGAGACAGCTACCACGCCCCGGCCGTGATCGTCACCGCCGGCGGCACGCCGGTGAAGCTCGGCGTGCCCGGCGAAATCGAGTACGCCGGCAAGGGCGTGAGCTACTGCGCCATCTGCGACGGCGCGTTCTACAAGGGGCACACCATCCTGGTGGTGGGCGGCGGCGACGCCGCGCTCGAGGAGGCCGACTTCCTCACGCGCTACGCCAGCAAGGTCTACCTGGTGCACCGGCGCGATGCGTTCCGCGCGTCGAAGATCGTGCAGAAGCGCGCCCTCGCCAATCCGAAGATCGAGCCCATCTACGACACCGTCGTGGACTCCATTCACGGCGACGCGCAGGGGCTGATGACGCACGCGAAGATCCGCAACGTGAAGACGGGCGAGGCGCGGGATCTCGCCGCGACCGGCTGCTTCGTCTTCGTCGGCTTCCGGCCGAACACCGGCGTCATCGACGGTCACTTCGAGCACGACAGCGCCGGCTACATCCTGACCGACGCCAACATGATGACCTCCATCGAGGGACTTTTCGCCGCGGGCGACGTGCGCGTGCAGCTCACGCGACAGGTCACCACCGCGGTGGGAGACGCCACGACGGCGGCGATCGCGGTGGAGAAGTACCTGACGGCCCGCCGAACGGGACAGGCCGTGCCGCCACCCATTCCGATGCTCGTGCGCTGA